GGTGTGTCCGTTTCTGCGTAAGATGAGTATATTCGATATTTAAGCAACCTTTTTTATACATGTAAAATAGAATACGGAGGAAATCCTAGTGAAATGGATCAATCACACAATCGGTCGCCAATTGATGTTCGCTTTTTATATGGTGTTCGTCGCCCTCAGCATCACGTCCGGAATTGTTTACTTCTATACGGAGCAGAAAATCGATCAAGCGAATGCGACGTTCGATGATTTGCGGGAACGGCGAACGAACGCCAATGCACTCGCGAACGAGTGGACTGTCGCGCAAAGTAACGTCAAATCCTACTTATTGACTGGCTCACAAGAAACACTTGATGCCATCAAGACAAATCAACAGGAAATCAACCGCTTGACGACATGGTTTGAAAAGTATGCGGTATATGAGCAAGGAAAAGAATATGCGACAGCGACGCGTCAAATCTATGACGATTACTTCGGAACATCGCTTCCACTCCTGAATGAATACGTTGAAGGAAAAAAAGACGGGAAAATCAATGAAGACTTCGTTGATCCGAATACGCTCGCTGCTCTCTCCAACGGGAAAGACCTGTTCACCGAAAATGGTACGTTACGTGGATCGGTCAGCTTATCAGATGCTGATGTCGACATGACACGGATTGATACGTTACTTTCGGATTATCTAACGTTGATTCAAGGCAAGGAAGTCGATGCAAAGAATAATCTTCTTGGCGAAATGCGTGTTGCCCAGTTCATCTGGCTGTCGAATCTCGTCGTCTTGATTCTCGTCCTCTTCTCGCTCGTTCGTCCGTTCATCAGCCGCGTCACGAAACAGGTCAATACACTGTCTCGCGATAGTGCACTCCTTGCGACGGGGGAAGATATTCAAGCAATTCCGTTGCCTAAACGCAAGGATGAGCTGCATACGTTGACGGCATCGTTCAATCAGATGGCAGCGTCGATTGCAGATAACAAGGTCCATATGCTGGCGAAGAACGAGGAGCTCCAAGCGCAACAGGAAGAACTCGTCGCCCAGCAAGAAGAACTGCAAGCACAGCAGGAAGAACTCGAAGAAGCACTCGATATCACGCTTCGTAGCGAACAACATCTGAAGTATCGCAATGAATTGACAGAGACACTCGCCTCCCGCGAGACATTGACGGCATATCCAGAAATCATTGAAAAGCTTGTCTCGATCACGCATTCTGAAATCGGTGCCCTATTGTTCCTTGATCAACAAGAAGTTCGCTCGACGATCGATTACGGAATGACAGAAGAGATGGTCGGCCGTCTTGTCTCTGACGATCAATCGCTCTTGCACCGGGCACGTCTTTTGAAGCGTCCCGTCCATTCATCGAAACAGGTCGCGCACGAGAGTCCGCTCCCGTATCCATACTATATGTATGAAGTCGCAGTGCCGGTGCTTGATCCGACGAAAGAGCACATGATTGCCTGTATCTATCTCGTCCGCTACCGTGATGCTTTCACGACGGAACAAATGAATGACATCCTGTCGTTCTCGCATCAATTGTCCCTCTCGCTCTTACGGATGGGCATTTATGAGGAAATGATCCGCGAGAAGAACAAGACGACGCAACTGTTGAACTCGATTCGCGAAGCTGTCGTCTATATCGAACATGAGACGGATGAGTTGCTCGTCAACGAACCCCTCATGACGTTATTCCCGGAAGTACCGACTCAGTTCGAAGACGAAGAACGCTCTGCTTTTGAGCAAGCGATGCAAGCATTAGCGGATATCATTGATGAACCGGCAGCGTTCGAGCGCTATATCGAACAAATCGTTGAACTGAATTTACCGAAAGACAGCTTAATCGTCTCGATCCGAAAGCACAGCACGTATATTCAGATTTACGCCGAGAAGATTGAAGTCGACGGCATGTGGGTCGGTACGATGCTCGTCCTGCGCGACGTGACGAAGGAAACGGAAGCCGAGCGGATGAAGGAAGAGTTCGTCTCAACCGTCTCCCATGAATTGCGGACACCGCTCTCTTCCATCTATGGCTTCACGGAACTGATGCTCAACAAACGGTTCGAGGAAGAACGGCAACGGAAGTATCTCCAGACGATTCACTCGGAGACTGGTCGCCTGACGACGCTCGTCAATGATTTCCTCGACGTCCAGCGGATGGAGTCGAGTGAGCACCGCTATGAGATGTCGACATTCGATGTCGTCGAACTGGCCCAGGACTTGATCGAGTTTTATGATGTCTCGCATGAAACGCATAAGATTGACTTTGAGGCACGGGGACCGATCATGATTGACGGTGATGCGGAAAAGATGAAGCAATTGCTGAACAATCTGCTCAGTAATGCCGTCAAGTACTCGCCAAGTGGGGGTACAGTCTTGATACGAATTTCAAACGAACTCGGTTTCGCCCAGATCCGGATCCAGGATGAAGGCATCGGCATTCCGCAAGAGGCCCTTCCGAAACTATTCGATAAGTTCTATCGTGTCGATAACTCCGAGACACGAAAAATCGGCGGAACCGGTCTTGGTCTGTCGATCTGTAAGGAAATCGTCAAACACCATAACGGGACGATTGATGTCGAATCCGTCGTTGGTGTCGGATCGACCTTTACGATTCGTTTCCCGATCGCTGTTATCTCGACGATCCTTACGTATGAAGATTAATCATTCGACCGTTCACATCAGTGGATGGTCTTTTTTGTCGTTAGATCGGATAAGACGCGGGGTATAGTCAAAAGCGCATTATTTTAAGGAGGAATCAACATGCAACTTGGATGGATTGGTTTAGGACATATGGGTGTACCGATGGCAAAACGTCTACTCGACGGTGGTCATGACTTGGTCGTCTACAACCGGACGTATGAAAAAACAGCTCCTTTAGTAGAGAAAGGCGCAACGGCTGTCAAAGAGGCACGAGATGCGGTCCGTCAGAGCGACATTCTTTTCATCATGTTAGCTGACGGACCGGCTGTTGCGTCCGTTCTCGAAAATGTGAAAGAGGATCTCGATGGTAAGACAATCGTCAATTTGAGCACAATCTCACCAGAAGAAACGAAGGAGATGGCTCGTCTCGTCGAAGAGCATAACGGTACGTATCTCGAATCTCCTGTATCAGGTTCTGTTCCAGTCGCAGAAAATGGTCAGCTCGTCCTGCTTGCTGGTGGTGACGTGAAAGTCATCGCGACTTGTCAGCCGTATCTCGACTTACTCGGCAAGGAAACGATTCATTTTGGAGCGCACGGTACGGGAAGTGCGGCGAAACTCGCCATTAATTTGTTGCTTGCTGTCGTCGGTCAAGGGGTTGCGGAGACATTACTCCTTGGAGAAGGTGCAGGACTTGAAAAAGAGAAGTTGATTAAGATGATCAGTGCTTCCGGCATGAATACGCCGCTCTTCACCGGCAAACGCGACATGTACCGGAAGAATGACTTCCCTTCCGCCTTCCCACTCCGGCTGATGGCGAAAGATCTCGGGCTTATCACGGCAGAAGCCACACGCCAACGGCTTGAGCTCCTCCTTGCCCAAGCGACGAACGCTAGCTACACTGAAGCGAAACCTGATTATGGTGATGCTGATATGGCAGCAATTTATCTTGCCTTACAGGAAAAATAACGAAAAGGGTGATGCCTCTCGATTTGAGAAGCACCACCCTTTTGATTTGCAATTATTTAAGAGACGTAACGATTCCCATCATCTGATCACTCGTCATCAAGGCTTTCGAGTTGAACTGATACGCCCGCTGGAGCTGCGTCAAGTTCGTCATCTCAAGCGCCATATCGACGTTTGATGTCTCAAGTCGGCCGACCGTCAATGGATTGCCCGCTGCATTCTGGTATTGTCCGGTTGCTGTAAACAAACCACCACCGACTTCCGTCAACTCACCGTAGTTTGGAATGTCCGCGACACCTACTCGAGCGAGGACACGTCGATCTCCGTTTAGGATTCCCGTGATATTGCCATCCTTGTTCAGTTCAATCTCCGTCGCGTTCGCTGGCAAAACGATTGGATCATTCGCCTGGTTGATGACGGAGCGTCCGGCATCATCCGTCAGCAGGACTTGTCCGTTCGCTTGTGGCGACAACTGAAAGTTCCCGTCTCGCGTGAACTTCGTCACGCCATCCGTATCGACGACACCGAAGAAATGATGTGGATTCCCAAGTGCAGCATCGAGTTTTCGGTCTGTCGTCCGGAACGTTCCGACGCCAAAGCGTGTCGCTTCGTTTGCGACGTAGCCTCCGACACCGAGTCGAAGTCCTTCTGGTGTCGTCAACGGACCTGGTGTAAAACCTGTCGCTTGGTTGTTGATGTTACGGACGAGCAGTTCATTAAACTGAGCATCCCGACGTTTATAGCCGTTCGTATCGACGTTAGCTAAGTTTTGACCGGTCGTATCGAGCTGCTTTTGCAACTGTCCCATCGTACTTGCGGATGTATAGATTGATTGCATCGTATCCTCCTATTAGCGAACGCGTCCGATTTCGGAAACAGCCTTCTCCGCTGTCCGGTCGTACGCTTGAATGACTTTTTGATTGGCTTCGAACTGGCGCAGACCGGCATTCATCTCTGCCATCGTCTGTTCCACTTCAACGTTTCCGAGTTCGAGTACACCTTGATCGACTCGGACGTTTCCTGCATTCAACGGATCAGCGGAACGGAACAAGCCGTTTCCTGTTCGCTCGAGCGTCTCCGGTTGATCCGTTACGACAAGACCCAAGTTTCCGATTGCTTGACCGTTCCCATCTGTAACAGCACCGTTCGCGTCAACGAGGAAGTCTTCATTGACGACGTTGAGTGGTTGTCCGTTCGTATCGAGGACGAGATCATTCTCTGTCGTCCGTAGTAGCCCGTCTTGTCCGACGGCGAACTGTCCGTTCGTCGTATAAAGGGTCTCTTCGTCTCCTGTCAGCGGATCCTGGTGACGGATCGTAAAGAGCGGTGCCCCTTCAAGCGAACTGATTTGTAGATCTGTCGCATTCCCCGTCTCCGTGATCGAACCTTGCGTGAAGTTCGGGGTCGCTGCCTGTATGAAGACACCGGTCGCGAGCTTTCCGACCGTCGCGACTCCCCGCACACCTGTCAGTTCATTGTTTGCTGTCTGCTGGATCAGCATCTCCGGAAACGTCCGGAGTGACGCCTGATCAGCGCGGAAGCCCGGCGTCCGCGCATTCGCCAAGTTATTGCTGAGCATTTCCTGTTGGCGTTGTAATGCCTGCATCGCATTCGACGCCGTGTACATTCCTCGTAGCATGCGTTCATCTCCTCATTGACTTCATGTTCAATTCTTTCCTCTCAGTATATCGGTCGACTTGACGTGAATTATGAGTTTTTTTGAACAAAAAGGTAATGTTCGGAAGAGATGAATCAAAAGACCTATTAGAATCACGTTCGCCTTTTTTTTAATAGATTACATATTAAAAATTGACAAATATTGTTATGATATAAACAACAAAAACATGATCCTCGAGGTGAAACCTATGAGCTTCTTTAAAAAACGTGCCACTGAACGAACTGTGCCTGGGTCTTTGGATTTATACACACTGTCCGACGTCACTTATTTTTTGGAAAATCATCCGGATGCCGTCTATACGATGGATACGAAGGGTCACTTCATTTCCTTCAACAATAAATTTCCGCTCCTGCTTGGATACGATCGGGATAGTCTTCAAAAGCTTCATTTCGAGACATTTTTGAAAGCGAATGAAGTCGAGACGGTCAACCAATTCAAGAAGCGGGTCTATGCTGGTGAAACCGTCCATTTCACGACGACGGTTCGACATAAAGATGGTCATTGGCTGACCTTGAACGTCACGAACATCCCGATTTACGATCAACGCGTCATCATCGGTCTCTACGGGATTGCCCGTGATGTGTCACACCACCAAGAACTCCGAACCGATTATCAGCGTCTCTTGATGAAAGACCGATTGACGAACTCGATCGAGGGCGTCAGTTTCGTTGAATACTTCCCGACGTCAAAAGAAGTCGCCACGTCCCCTTCTCTCGCCACACTATTACAACTCTCCAAAAAACATTTAGTGAAGATGGATGCCTACGACTTTCTTGAAGAAATCCACCCAGAAGATCGAACGATTTTTCGCGAACAAAGTCTTGCACTTCATAAAGGCCAAATTCCGACCTTCGCGATGCAATTACGAATGGGACGTAGAAGTCGTTTCCAAAAGATCGTCCACTGTGAAGGTGTCGTTCAGACGGATACGATTCCCAGTTCGATTCTCTTCATCCTCAAGGATGCGACACCTCTCATCCAACTTGAACAAGAACGGGATCTGGCGATCGCATCCCTCAAGAAGTTTTTCACGTCACTGCATACGACGGCGTACGAACACCGTTATAGTGATGATTCCGTGACCTTCCATGCTGCCGGTTTTCTCGAACCATACACTGATTACCTTCGGCGGATCGAACAAGATCATCAACTGTGGACGAAACTCGTCTCAGCAGAAGACCTCGTCATCATGAAAGACGCGTATCCAAAAATTCGCCAAGGTGAAGTCGTTCGACTCGTTTACCGTCTAAACTATCCCGATCGCCAATTCTGGGTCGAAGAGACGTGTATCCCGATCATCGATGCACATGGTGAAGTTCTCGGTCACTATGGTGTCTCGACCGACATCACGCGTCTAAAGGAACAACAGCATGAGATTTGGCACCTCTCGATGCATGACCCAATCACCGATTTACCCAATCATGCCTTTACGTTAGAACAGGTTCGGGAATTATTGAAGCATCGTTCCCCCTTCACTTTATTAACGGTCACGTTTAATCAACACAGCCGTCTCGCTGAGCGATTCGGTCACGAAATCGGGGAAGAGTGGATTCGACAGACGAGCAACGCCGTGAAAAAGCTTATCAAAAAAGAGGTATTCATCGGTCATCTGTTTGGGGATAAATTCCTCATTATTCTAAAAGGAAAGATCGACGAGACACGGGCGATCGGTCTTGCCAACCAACTGCTCGAGCTGACGCATCACCGGTTCGACGTCTTATCCTACGAATTGTTTTCGAAGGTCTTCATCGGCATCACCTACTCCGTCCATCATGATCATACAGCGGAAGAACTGATTAAACAGACCTATACAGCACTCCGACGTGCGAAGTCGATTTCTAAAAGTAACTTCCAGTTCTATTCATCGAAACTCGACATCACGATGTATCGCCGTTATCAACTCGAACGCGATTTGCGACATGTCATCAGTCAGAACCAGCTGTTCCTTGAGTATCAACCGAAAGTCGATAGTTGGAGCGGACGTATTGTCGGTGCGGAAGCATTGATTCGATGGGATCACCCGGAATGGGGACGACTTGCGCCAAAGGACTTCCTGTCGCTTTCGGAAGAGAGTGACCTCTATATCCACATCGGGGACTGGGTACTCGATCAAGCCTGTCGATTGATTCGTGATCTGCTCGATGAACAACCGGAACATGTCGTTCCGCTCTCGATCAACTTATCGCCTAAACGATTGTTTTACGGCGATTTCGCGAATATCGTCGAACGACACTTAAAGAAACACGGTGTGCCCAGTCACCTCTTAGAAATCGAACTCCTTGAATCAGATGTTCTACTCGAAGGCGGACAAGTCCTTGAGACACTCGATCGTCTCGTTGATCTCGGTGTCAAACTCTCACTCGATGATTTCGGAACGGCTTACTCTTCGATTTCCTATGTCCAGCGTTATCCGGTGCATTGTTTGAAGATTGATCGATCGTTTGCGATTCATGCCGAACATGATCCAAAGAGCCTCTCTGTCATTAAAAGTGTCATCTATATGGCAAAGGAATTCGGTTTGACCGTCGTCGCGGAAGGCATCGAGAACATGCAACAGTTGAATCTGTATCGCGATTTAGAATGCGACATGATTCAAGGCTATCTTTTCAGTAAACCGGTCGATATCGAGACGTTCAAGCAGTTGCTTGCAAACGGCACCCTTTATCCAAAAGATACGGGCACCGCTCCACCGAAGGAGCCGATTTTAAGCCTTCATGCGAAGGTGACGATTTCGAAGCTGAACGGACAGCCAATCCAAGTCGGATCGTCTCCGATCTTAATCAATCGTTGTACGAATCGGACGATCTCTTTCTATTCCTCGATTCGTCTACCGGTAAAGCATAAACTGGAGCTCTCTCTGCAACTGCATCACCTGACACATCCTGATATCTTTATTGAACCGACGTCGATTTCAGAACTCGATAACGGTCTCTTCTACTACGTCGCTGACTTCCAAGTTCGCGCCTTGTCTCTCATCGTCCAAGAACAGTTAAATCATTCCCATCATTCCCGCGTCGATGACTTCTTCAAACAATCGACTGTATGAAAAAAGCTTCCATCCCCTTAATCAAACGGGAATGGAAGCTTTCCTTAGTTATTCGGATTTTTGTTCAAGACAGCAGTCTGCGTCCGCTCAAGCACGGCATTCGTGATGACGATCAAGCCGGTGAAGAGGAACAACGCTTCAAAACCGAAGTGACCAGCAATTTGTCCACCTGCCAGTGGTCCGAGGAAGTTCCCCATGAACTGTGCAGACTGGTTATATCCGAAGATACGACTTGACGCATTCGCTGGCGTATTCTTCCGGAGCAATGTCTGTACCGACGGCATCAGTGCTGCTGTCGCAAAACCAATTCCCATCCGTAAGACGATCAATTGACTTGTATCCGTAACGAATGCTTGCGGAATCAAGAAGGCCGCAAAGACGAGTAACGCAAAGAATAAGACGCGTTCTGCACCAATCTTATCTGACAGACGACCGAGTCGTTGCGCTGCGATTAAGGCCGCGATACCAGGTGCCGAAGCGACAATCCCGGATAATAGTGCCAGACGTTCTGTACCAGGACTGAGTTCCCGAACGTACAGCGACAGGATCGGACTAATCGATTGTGCCGCGAACTGAATCAGGAACGTCGTCAAGAACAGACTTAAGATAAGTTCCGGATGACGAAGCGATTGGATGATTTCCTTCGCGGACGCCATTTTTTTGACTTCCATTGGGACGAATTCTTCTTTGACTAAGAAGTAGGTCACGAGGAAGGTAATGAAGAGCGGAACGCTCGTAAAGAGAAAAACGGGTCGAAGCCCAACAACGTCGGCGAGGAATCCTCCAATGAGAGGTCCTAGCAATCCACCGGCAATCCCACCGGTCGACAGGGTGCCGAGCGCCCAGCCACTTTTCTCTTTTGGGGTTTGGGAAGCAACGAGTGTAATCCCGGCTGAGATGAATCCGGATACGGCTCCCATGACAAGACGTAAGAAGACGAGTTGATAGACGTCTTGAACAAAACTAATCAAGAACATGACGATCGACATACCAAGACTTGCTCGGAGCAACATCAGCTTCCGTCCTTTTCGATCGGCGAGACGTCCCCAGATTGGTGAGACGATCGCAGCGACGAGGAAGGTTGCACCAAAGGCGATACCGGACCAGGTCGTAATATCTTGTCGGCTGTCGACACCGAGTTCTTCAATGAATAAAGGCAAAAACGGTAATACGAGACTGAGGGCGGCGGCGGTCAAAAAACTACCGAACCAGACGACGACTAAATTTCTTTTCCACAATGGCATTGTGGCATCACTTCCTTTTAATTGACAATTCGTTTCAATGCAACAACTTTTAATATACACTTCACATTGTGAAATGTCTAGGATTTGAACTGTCAAAGTGTAGAACGGGACCTTTGATGCATATAAACTAGTGTACTACGACCGATAGTAAGGTAATCCACACGAAGGAGTGAAATTGAAATGAAACGCTTTTTGATTGGCGTAGTCTGTCTATCGTTGCTTCAATTCGGACTACCACTCAAGAGTTCAGCTGCCGTTTCCGTCACTCGTCACACGGTCATCTGGTCCATCCCAGAGGCCAAATCCATTTCAACGAAGATCAATCAGCTGGCAAACAGACAGATGAAACGTGTCTATCTGCATGTCGCTGTCGAGGGTGACCGTACTCTCTACCGAACATTCGTTGAAAAAGCGCATGCTGTCGGAATCGAAGTCTATTTTTTATTCGGACAGCCACGCTGGATCACAAACGAAGGAACGACAGCTCGACCGAACGTCGAGGATCCACTCGCCTGGATCTCGACCTATCAACAGGAAACGATCAGTCATCCGGATGGCATCAGCGTCGATCTCGAACCGTATGCCTTACCTGAGTGGGAGACGGACCAGCCACGTGTCATCGCCTCCTATGAACGCATCTTACTCGCCTTCCGCGAGAAAGCGTCTGCTGAAGGATTACCACTGCAACTGTTCCTCCCGTTCTGGTTCCATACCGTACAGGATGCGAACAGTCGCCCTCTCAGCGAATGGGCAATGGATCTTGCTGACGAAGTCACGTTGATGAGTTACCGGACCGTCTATGGTGGTGGTAACGGACTTGGCGCCATCACGATGACCGATGCACTCCATGCCGCAAGCAACAATCATACTTTATCGTATGCGATCGAGTTCACCGAACTCCCAGAGACGCCGGATATCACGTTTTACGGTAAGACACGAACGCAGTTGAATCAGCTCGTCAATCAGACGATGGCCAGTTCGCTGCCGCCAAGTGCGATCGTCTATCATGATTTTGAATCCTACCAAGCGTTCATGCGTAGTACGCAGTGAGAACATAAAGATTTGAAACGAAGGCACAGGAAAAAAGACTTGCTATCATTGATCCGACTCCTCCAGGAAAAAGCGCAAATTTTTGCGCTGTCAGAGACAAACAAGACCCGGGTTCACTGTTATACGAACAGTGAAGACTGGCTTGTGTCTCGCCTGAGGAAAGCGGGTCAAATGGAGCAAGTCTTTCTTTTCTTCAACATCGTCCAAAAATGAAAAGTGGTCCTTCCCATTACTGAGAAGAACCATCTTTTAATTCATCTCGATGTTCTTACTTTCCGAGGTTATCGAGCATGATTCCTGTACCGCGTGCGACACATAACATCGGATCTTCTGCGATCAGAACCGGTAGACCAAGTTCTTTTGCAAGCAGTTGATCGATTCCGTCCAGCAACGCGCCCCCACCCGTTAGGATGATACCACGATCGATGATGTCCGCTGCAAGCTCCGGTGGTGTCTTCTCGAGCACACGTTTCGTTGCTTCGACGATCTCCATCGCTGCTTCCGCAAGCGCATCGTGCATCTCTTCTGATGTCACCGTGATGTTGTGTGGTAAACCCGTCACGAGATTGCGTCCGCGAATATCCATCTGCTCGCTCCGTCCGTCTTCTGAAACAGTAGCAACCGTCGTCTTGACGGCTTGTGCCGTCCGTTCTCCGATGATGAGCTTATGTGTATCCTTGATCGAACGGATGATGTCGTGGTCGAAACGATCTCCTGCGACTTTGATCGTCTCCCCGCATACGATATCCCCCATTGAAAGTACGGCAACATCCGTCGTTCCGCCACCGATATCAATGACCATGTGCCCTGCTGGCATCCAAATGTCCATACCGGCACCGACTGCTGCGACCTTCGGCTCGACTTCGAGAAAGACTGTCTTTGCGCCTGATTTTTCACCGGCTTGACGAATTGCCTTCGCCTCAACCGTCGTGATGCTTGCTGGTGTACAGATCAACATCCGGACTCCACCGAACATCTTACGGACTTCAATCTTATCGATGAAATGGCGAAGCATTGCTTCCGTCATTTCAAAATCAGCAATGACACCGTCTTGAAGTGGTCGAATGGCCACGATGTTCCCCGGCGTCCGCCCTACCATCAAGTGTGCTTCCGTACCTACCGCATGAATCTTACCTGTTGCCTTATCGATCGCGACGACCGATGGCTCATCGAGGACGATGCCTCTACCTTTGACATGAATGACGACGTTCGCCGTCCCTAAGTCGATTCCGATATCTCTTGAAAACATCTCGTGTGCTCTCCTTTACCCACTGGCTATTCTTCCAAAATATAGAACGTCGTTTGGACGTCTAACCCATTTATGTATACATACCTTTCAATTCTAGCATATGCCCCCTCGTGAAACGACTTTCTTTTTCGGCTTTTCGGATTTCATTGTCGTCCTTTTCAAAAGACGACAAAAAAGAGCATCTCCCGAAAATGGGATGA
This region of Exiguobacterium acetylicum DSM 20416 genomic DNA includes:
- a CDS encoding ATP-binding protein; protein product: MKWINHTIGRQLMFAFYMVFVALSITSGIVYFYTEQKIDQANATFDDLRERRTNANALANEWTVAQSNVKSYLLTGSQETLDAIKTNQQEINRLTTWFEKYAVYEQGKEYATATRQIYDDYFGTSLPLLNEYVEGKKDGKINEDFVDPNTLAALSNGKDLFTENGTLRGSVSLSDADVDMTRIDTLLSDYLTLIQGKEVDAKNNLLGEMRVAQFIWLSNLVVLILVLFSLVRPFISRVTKQVNTLSRDSALLATGEDIQAIPLPKRKDELHTLTASFNQMAASIADNKVHMLAKNEELQAQQEELVAQQEELQAQQEELEEALDITLRSEQHLKYRNELTETLASRETLTAYPEIIEKLVSITHSEIGALLFLDQQEVRSTIDYGMTEEMVGRLVSDDQSLLHRARLLKRPVHSSKQVAHESPLPYPYYMYEVAVPVLDPTKEHMIACIYLVRYRDAFTTEQMNDILSFSHQLSLSLLRMGIYEEMIREKNKTTQLLNSIREAVVYIEHETDELLVNEPLMTLFPEVPTQFEDEERSAFEQAMQALADIIDEPAAFERYIEQIVELNLPKDSLIVSIRKHSTYIQIYAEKIEVDGMWVGTMLVLRDVTKETEAERMKEEFVSTVSHELRTPLSSIYGFTELMLNKRFEEERQRKYLQTIHSETGRLTTLVNDFLDVQRMESSEHRYEMSTFDVVELAQDLIEFYDVSHETHKIDFEARGPIMIDGDAEKMKQLLNNLLSNAVKYSPSGGTVLIRISNELGFAQIRIQDEGIGIPQEALPKLFDKFYRVDNSETRKIGGTGLGLSICKEIVKHHNGTIDVESVVGVGSTFTIRFPIAVISTILTYED
- a CDS encoding NAD(P)-dependent oxidoreductase → MQLGWIGLGHMGVPMAKRLLDGGHDLVVYNRTYEKTAPLVEKGATAVKEARDAVRQSDILFIMLADGPAVASVLENVKEDLDGKTIVNLSTISPEETKEMARLVEEHNGTYLESPVSGSVPVAENGQLVLLAGGDVKVIATCQPYLDLLGKETIHFGAHGTGSAAKLAINLLLAVVGQGVAETLLLGEGAGLEKEKLIKMISASGMNTPLFTGKRDMYRKNDFPSAFPLRLMAKDLGLITAEATRQRLELLLAQATNASYTEAKPDYGDADMAAIYLALQEK
- a CDS encoding flagellar hook-basal body protein yields the protein MQSIYTSASTMGQLQKQLDTTGQNLANVDTNGYKRRDAQFNELLVRNINNQATGFTPGPLTTPEGLRLGVGGYVANEATRFGVGTFRTTDRKLDAALGNPHHFFGVVDTDGVTKFTRDGNFQLSPQANGQVLLTDDAGRSVINQANDPIVLPANATEIELNKDGNITGILNGDRRVLARVGVADIPNYGELTEVGGGLFTATGQYQNAAGNPLTVGRLETSNVDMALEMTNLTQLQRAYQFNSKALMTSDQMMGIVTSLK
- a CDS encoding flagellar hook-basal body protein; amino-acid sequence: MLRGMYTASNAMQALQRQQEMLSNNLANARTPGFRADQASLRTFPEMLIQQTANNELTGVRGVATVGKLATGVFIQAATPNFTQGSITETGNATDLQISSLEGAPLFTIRHQDPLTGDEETLYTTNGQFAVGQDGLLRTTENDLVLDTNGQPLNVVNEDFLVDANGAVTDGNGQAIGNLGLVVTDQPETLERTGNGLFRSADPLNAGNVRVDQGVLELGNVEVEQTMAEMNAGLRQFEANQKVIQAYDRTAEKAVSEIGRVR
- a CDS encoding GGDEF domain-containing phosphodiesterase; this encodes MENHPDAVYTMDTKGHFISFNNKFPLLLGYDRDSLQKLHFETFLKANEVETVNQFKKRVYAGETVHFTTTVRHKDGHWLTLNVTNIPIYDQRVIIGLYGIARDVSHHQELRTDYQRLLMKDRLTNSIEGVSFVEYFPTSKEVATSPSLATLLQLSKKHLVKMDAYDFLEEIHPEDRTIFREQSLALHKGQIPTFAMQLRMGRRSRFQKIVHCEGVVQTDTIPSSILFILKDATPLIQLEQERDLAIASLKKFFTSLHTTAYEHRYSDDSVTFHAAGFLEPYTDYLRRIEQDHQLWTKLVSAEDLVIMKDAYPKIRQGEVVRLVYRLNYPDRQFWVEETCIPIIDAHGEVLGHYGVSTDITRLKEQQHEIWHLSMHDPITDLPNHAFTLEQVRELLKHRSPFTLLTVTFNQHSRLAERFGHEIGEEWIRQTSNAVKKLIKKEVFIGHLFGDKFLIILKGKIDETRAIGLANQLLELTHHRFDVLSYELFSKVFIGITYSVHHDHTAEELIKQTYTALRRAKSISKSNFQFYSSKLDITMYRRYQLERDLRHVISQNQLFLEYQPKVDSWSGRIVGAEALIRWDHPEWGRLAPKDFLSLSEESDLYIHIGDWVLDQACRLIRDLLDEQPEHVVPLSINLSPKRLFYGDFANIVERHLKKHGVPSHLLEIELLESDVLLEGGQVLETLDRLVDLGVKLSLDDFGTAYSSISYVQRYPVHCLKIDRSFAIHAEHDPKSLSVIKSVIYMAKEFGLTVVAEGIENMQQLNLYRDLECDMIQGYLFSKPVDIETFKQLLANGTLYPKDTGTAPPKEPILSLHAKVTISKLNGQPIQVGSSPILINRCTNRTISFYSSIRLPVKHKLELSLQLHHLTHPDIFIEPTSISELDNGLFYYVADFQVRALSLIVQEQLNHSHHSRVDDFFKQSTV
- a CDS encoding multidrug efflux MFS transporter, with protein sequence MPLWKRNLVVVWFGSFLTAAALSLVLPFLPLFIEELGVDSRQDITTWSGIAFGATFLVAAIVSPIWGRLADRKGRKLMLLRASLGMSIVMFLISFVQDVYQLVFLRLVMGAVSGFISAGITLVASQTPKEKSGWALGTLSTGGIAGGLLGPLIGGFLADVVGLRPVFLFTSVPLFITFLVTYFLVKEEFVPMEVKKMASAKEIIQSLRHPELILSLFLTTFLIQFAAQSISPILSLYVRELSPGTERLALLSGIVASAPGIAALIAAQRLGRLSDKIGAERVLFFALLVFAAFLIPQAFVTDTSQLIVLRMGIGFATAALMPSVQTLLRKNTPANASSRIFGYNQSAQFMGNFLGPLAGGQIAGHFGFEALFLFTGLIVITNAVLERTQTAVLNKNPNN
- the mreB gene encoding rod shape-determining protein MreB — encoded protein: MFSRDIGIDLGTANVVIHVKGRGIVLDEPSVVAIDKATGKIHAVGTEAHLMVGRTPGNIVAIRPLQDGVIADFEMTEAMLRHFIDKIEVRKMFGGVRMLICTPASITTVEAKAIRQAGEKSGAKTVFLEVEPKVAAVGAGMDIWMPAGHMVIDIGGGTTDVAVLSMGDIVCGETIKVAGDRFDHDIIRSIKDTHKLIIGERTAQAVKTTVATVSEDGRSEQMDIRGRNLVTGLPHNITVTSEEMHDALAEAAMEIVEATKRVLEKTPPELAADIIDRGIILTGGGALLDGIDQLLAKELGLPVLIAEDPMLCVARGTGIMLDNLGK